One Streptomyces sp. NBC_00554 DNA segment encodes these proteins:
- a CDS encoding NAD(P)/FAD-dependent oxidoreductase has translation MRRVAVVGASAAGLAAAETLRRENFGGTITLIGDEPHLPYDRPPLSKQILSGEWGADRLPLRAPADVDALKLELRLGSAATGLDLAGRSVALSDGDQVPYDGLVIATGVRPRRLPGHARAHVLRTLEDALALKGRLEAGCRLVVVGAGFLGAEAAAVARGLGAEVTLLEPAPVPLAHAVGEEVGRVLSGAHAEHGVDLRTGVLVQEVTADGVRLADGTLIEADEVLVAIGSLPNTEWLEGSGLRLDNGLVCDEYGQAAPGVYGAGDVAHWYNPLFGTSMRIEHRTHASEQGMAVTRNLLCDDSGAQRAFAPVPYFWSDQYDMKIQAYGYLRAHEEMAVVEGSLAERRFVAAYRRGTRLVGVLGVGVPPKAIRSWRAAIAAGAEWRDTVRGVPAA, from the coding sequence GTGAGGCGCGTTGCCGTCGTCGGGGCCTCGGCGGCCGGTCTCGCCGCGGCGGAGACGCTGCGCAGGGAGAACTTCGGCGGCACCATCACCCTGATCGGCGACGAGCCCCATCTGCCGTACGACCGCCCTCCGTTGTCCAAGCAGATCCTCTCCGGGGAGTGGGGCGCGGACCGGCTGCCGCTGCGGGCCCCGGCCGACGTCGACGCGCTGAAACTGGAACTGCGCCTCGGTTCTGCGGCGACGGGCCTGGACCTGGCGGGCCGGAGCGTCGCACTGTCCGACGGCGACCAGGTGCCGTACGACGGCCTGGTCATCGCGACCGGGGTGCGCCCGCGGAGGCTGCCCGGCCATGCGCGGGCCCACGTGCTGCGGACCCTCGAAGACGCGCTGGCCCTGAAGGGGCGACTGGAAGCCGGGTGCCGCCTGGTCGTGGTGGGCGCCGGGTTCCTGGGCGCCGAGGCGGCCGCTGTGGCCCGTGGTCTGGGCGCGGAGGTGACCCTGTTGGAGCCGGCGCCGGTTCCCCTCGCCCATGCCGTGGGCGAGGAGGTCGGCCGGGTGCTGTCGGGGGCCCATGCCGAGCACGGGGTGGACCTGCGGACCGGCGTGCTGGTCCAGGAGGTCACCGCGGACGGCGTACGGCTGGCGGACGGCACGCTGATCGAGGCCGACGAGGTACTGGTGGCGATCGGATCGCTGCCCAACACCGAGTGGCTGGAGGGCAGCGGGCTGCGTCTGGACAACGGACTGGTCTGCGACGAGTACGGCCAGGCCGCGCCCGGCGTGTACGGGGCCGGGGATGTGGCCCACTGGTACAACCCGTTGTTCGGTACGTCGATGCGGATCGAGCACCGCACCCACGCCAGTGAGCAGGGCATGGCGGTCACCCGCAACCTGCTGTGCGACGACTCGGGCGCGCAGCGGGCGTTCGCCCCGGTGCCGTACTTCTGGTCCGACCAGTACGACATGAAGATCCAGGCGTACGGCTATCTGCGGGCCCACGAGGAGATGGCCGTCGTCGAGGGCTCGCTGGCCGAGCGCCGTTTCGTGGCCGCGTACCGGAGGGGAACGCGGTTGGTGGGGGTGCTCGGGGTGGGTGTTCCGCCCAAGGCGATCCGCTCCTGGCGTGCGGCGATCGCCGCCGGTGCCGAGTGGCGCGACACCGTGCGTGGTGTGCCGGCCGCGTAG
- a CDS encoding ferredoxin, which translates to MLVEVDVPKCVASGQCVLIAPEVFDQRDDDGMVVLLDERPAAELHEGVRESAMVCPAAAIRLVDA; encoded by the coding sequence ATGCTCGTAGAAGTCGATGTGCCGAAGTGTGTGGCCTCGGGGCAGTGCGTTCTGATCGCTCCAGAGGTCTTCGACCAGCGGGATGACGACGGCATGGTCGTGCTCCTCGATGAGCGGCCGGCAGCCGAACTGCACGAAGGGGTACGGGAGTCGGCCATGGTCTGCCCGGCCGCCGCGATCCGGCTGGTGGACGCGTGA
- a CDS encoding amidohydrolase family protein, protein MPLQPWMKLISVDDHLIEHPMVWQDRLSAKHRERAPRIVETPREGLPAVQSWLYEDRPYPYIGLNAVAGKKPEEYGIDPVRYDEMIPGCYDPKARVADMDIDGVEAMMCFPSFPGFCGTVFMKGDDKELSLRCVQAYNDFVLDEWSAAAPGRLIPVVILPLWDAQLSVQEIHRTAAKGAKAISFPDLPHALGLPSMHTDYWDPVLSAAEETGLPLCQHFGSGGAMSIPQVATDAPFAVMINLMGTNSMHATADWLFSPALHKHPKLKIGLSEGGIGWIPYIVQRADYVWRKHRAYQNINQDVMPSELFRKHFHGCFIEDDFGVDNRHAIGVDRITWECDYPHSDSFWPASRKRAADAFADVPDDEVHKMVELNARRFYNLPDAVPAERAAAVS, encoded by the coding sequence ATGCCGCTGCAACCCTGGATGAAGCTCATCTCCGTCGACGACCACCTGATCGAGCACCCGATGGTCTGGCAGGACCGCCTGTCGGCCAAACACCGGGAACGCGCGCCGCGCATCGTGGAGACACCGCGCGAAGGCCTCCCGGCGGTCCAGTCCTGGCTCTACGAGGACAGGCCCTACCCCTACATAGGCCTCAACGCGGTGGCGGGCAAGAAGCCCGAGGAGTACGGCATCGACCCGGTCCGCTACGACGAGATGATCCCTGGGTGCTACGACCCCAAGGCACGCGTCGCCGACATGGACATCGACGGAGTGGAGGCCATGATGTGCTTCCCCTCCTTCCCGGGGTTCTGCGGCACGGTGTTCATGAAGGGAGACGACAAGGAACTGTCGCTGCGGTGCGTCCAGGCGTACAACGACTTCGTTCTCGACGAGTGGAGTGCCGCCGCACCCGGCCGGCTCATCCCCGTCGTGATCCTTCCGCTGTGGGACGCGCAGTTGTCGGTGCAGGAGATCCACCGCACCGCGGCGAAGGGCGCCAAGGCGATCTCGTTCCCCGACCTGCCGCATGCACTCGGACTCCCGTCCATGCACACCGACTACTGGGACCCGGTCCTCTCGGCGGCCGAGGAGACGGGCCTGCCCCTGTGCCAGCACTTCGGCAGCGGCGGCGCCATGTCGATTCCCCAGGTCGCGACGGACGCGCCGTTCGCCGTGATGATCAACCTGATGGGCACCAACAGCATGCACGCCACCGCCGACTGGCTGTTCTCCCCGGCGCTGCACAAGCACCCGAAGCTCAAGATCGGCCTCTCCGAGGGCGGCATCGGCTGGATTCCGTACATCGTCCAGCGGGCCGACTATGTATGGCGCAAGCACCGCGCCTACCAGAACATCAACCAGGACGTGATGCCCTCGGAGCTGTTCCGGAAGCACTTCCACGGGTGCTTCATCGAGGACGACTTCGGGGTCGACAACCGTCATGCCATCGGGGTCGACCGGATCACCTGGGAGTGCGACTACCCGCACTCGGACTCGTTCTGGCCCGCGAGCCGCAAGCGCGCGGCCGACGCGTTCGCGGACGTACCGGACGACGAGGTCCACAAGATGGTGGAGCTGAACGCCCGGCGGTTCTACAACCTGCCCGACGCCGTGCCCGCGGAGCGCGCCGCGGCAGTGAGCTGA
- a CDS encoding SDR family NAD(P)-dependent oxidoreductase — protein MNLAGSVVLVTGGAGGLGEATVRRVAAAGASVVIADLADDRAEKLAAELGPGARYVRTDVTDEAGVAQAVEEAKKLGTFRYAVVAHGGFGVAEKVVGRDGSPAGLAGFTKTVDLYLTGTFNVLRIAAAAIAESEPDADGQRGAIVATASIAAFEGQIGQIAYAAAKAGVVGMTLVAARDLGSLGIRAVTVAPGTMRTPIMESVGDEALARFAANIPNPRRLGRPEEYAALVQHILENPYLNGETIRLDGAQRFGPR, from the coding sequence GTGAATCTGGCAGGCAGCGTTGTTCTGGTGACCGGTGGTGCCGGTGGGCTGGGGGAGGCCACGGTGCGCAGGGTCGCCGCCGCGGGCGCCTCCGTGGTGATCGCCGACCTCGCCGACGACCGGGCCGAGAAGTTGGCGGCCGAGCTGGGACCCGGCGCTCGCTATGTACGGACCGATGTGACCGACGAGGCCGGCGTCGCCCAAGCGGTGGAAGAGGCAAAGAAGTTGGGCACCTTCCGCTACGCGGTGGTCGCCCATGGCGGCTTCGGTGTCGCGGAGAAGGTCGTGGGCCGGGACGGCAGTCCCGCCGGGCTCGCGGGCTTCACGAAGACCGTCGACCTGTACCTGACGGGGACCTTCAACGTGCTGCGGATCGCGGCGGCGGCGATCGCCGAGAGCGAGCCGGACGCGGACGGACAGCGCGGAGCGATCGTGGCCACCGCCAGCATCGCCGCGTTCGAGGGGCAGATCGGCCAGATCGCCTACGCGGCGGCCAAGGCGGGGGTGGTCGGCATGACCCTCGTCGCCGCACGGGACCTCGGCTCGCTCGGGATCCGGGCCGTCACGGTCGCGCCGGGGACCATGCGGACTCCGATCATGGAGTCCGTGGGGGACGAGGCGCTGGCCAGGTTCGCCGCCAACATCCCCAATCCGCGACGGCTCGGCAGGCCCGAGGAGTACGCCGCGCTCGTGCAGCACATCCTCGAGAACCCCTACCTGAACGGCGAGACCATCCGCCTCGACGGAGCCCAGCGCTTCGGTCCGAGGTAG
- a CDS encoding ATP-binding cassette domain-containing protein has translation MNDLLPFVIIGIASGSVYGLAATGLVLTYKTSGILNFGHGAVATTAAYAFYTLHVNHGVPWGWAAFVSVGVLGPALGLLLELMARRLADARTVHKVVATVGLILAVQGFFTAKFGSQSQTFPNYLPTSNAFTLADAAVSWDRVIIALIALVSTAALSLFFRFARLGLAMRGVVDNPELLDTAGTNPVAVRRWAWIIGSTFACMAGVLLAPSLSLDALLLTLLVVQAFGAAAFGLFSSLPLAYAGGIVVGVLASVLTRYGSVTHPNALLTGLPPSVPFLVLFAVLVLAPRRRLTDRRITTRPLVTSQWRAPARVQFGGGAVLVVALVLVPILVSSARLPTYTDALTKVVLFLSLGLLIRTAGLISLSHMAFAAVGAASMAHFSGGLGLPWLVALLLAGLVAVPVGAFIAIPAIRMSGVFLALATFGFGIALEQMGYPLNVLFGSSPDGRTVPRPGGDLFGGDRGYYYLVLVFVLLASVAVVLIHHSRLGRLLRGLDDSPTALATHGTSVNTTRVLVFCVSAFMAAVYGGLYGGAISAVNGASFTSFSSLVLVAVLVLALGGEPWYAFFAAAAMTLPGAYISDENTTYWLNLVFGASAVLVSLTGGPQPIPALRRFLDRIGGRARPGVTGPPTESVEALTSTKRDPDLTVPVKQLGASEGGRPPSEALPSKGVRIEALTVRFGGSVAVNDFSLSAPKGRITGLIGPNGAGKTTTFNVCSGLVRPSSGSVHLHGRDLARLSPATRARRGLGRTFQRMELFDSMTVRENIALGREASLAGAWPWRHIAGSPADRVAIAEAVATAARTCGLTDLLDHPVGGLSTGQRRLVELARCLAGPFDALLLDEPSSGLNRIETARFGEVLRETVRERDIGVLIIEHDMALVMDVCDYLYVLDFGVPIFEGTPAEVAASDAVRAAYLGSSALGSSTELPQRAGTEEVGL, from the coding sequence ATGAACGATCTTCTGCCGTTCGTCATCATCGGCATCGCCTCAGGATCGGTCTACGGCCTTGCCGCGACGGGCCTGGTCCTGACCTACAAGACGTCCGGGATTCTCAACTTCGGCCATGGAGCGGTCGCGACGACAGCCGCGTACGCCTTCTACACACTCCATGTGAACCACGGCGTGCCGTGGGGCTGGGCGGCGTTCGTCTCCGTGGGCGTCCTGGGGCCGGCACTCGGGCTGCTCCTGGAGCTGATGGCGCGCCGCCTCGCCGATGCGCGGACCGTCCACAAGGTCGTCGCCACGGTCGGCCTGATTCTCGCGGTCCAGGGGTTCTTCACCGCGAAGTTCGGATCCCAGAGCCAGACATTCCCCAACTACCTGCCTACGTCGAACGCGTTCACCCTCGCGGATGCCGCCGTCAGCTGGGACCGCGTCATCATCGCCTTGATCGCGCTCGTCTCGACCGCCGCGCTCTCCCTCTTCTTCCGGTTCGCCAGACTGGGTCTCGCGATGCGAGGGGTCGTGGACAATCCCGAGCTGCTGGACACCGCGGGCACGAACCCGGTCGCGGTCCGGCGATGGGCGTGGATCATCGGCTCGACCTTCGCGTGCATGGCCGGGGTGCTCCTCGCACCGAGTCTCAGCCTGGACGCACTCCTGCTGACCCTGCTCGTCGTGCAGGCGTTCGGCGCCGCCGCGTTCGGCCTGTTCTCCAGTCTGCCGCTCGCGTACGCCGGCGGAATCGTCGTCGGTGTCCTCGCCTCGGTCCTCACCCGGTACGGATCGGTGACCCATCCGAACGCCCTGCTCACCGGGTTGCCGCCCAGTGTGCCCTTCCTTGTGCTGTTCGCCGTATTGGTGCTGGCGCCGCGACGACGCCTGACCGACCGGCGCATCACCACCCGCCCCCTGGTCACCAGCCAGTGGCGGGCGCCGGCCCGCGTCCAGTTCGGCGGCGGCGCGGTACTCGTCGTCGCCCTCGTCCTGGTCCCGATCCTGGTGAGCAGCGCCCGCCTGCCCACCTATACGGACGCCCTCACGAAGGTCGTCCTCTTCCTTTCGCTCGGGCTGCTGATCCGGACAGCCGGCCTGATCTCGCTCTCCCACATGGCGTTCGCCGCGGTCGGAGCGGCGTCGATGGCCCACTTCTCGGGCGGACTCGGGCTGCCGTGGCTGGTCGCTCTGCTGCTCGCCGGCCTGGTCGCCGTACCCGTGGGCGCCTTCATCGCGATCCCGGCCATCAGGATGTCCGGGGTCTTCCTGGCGCTTGCGACCTTCGGGTTCGGTATCGCGCTGGAGCAGATGGGCTATCCGCTGAACGTGCTGTTCGGTTCCAGTCCGGACGGTCGTACCGTGCCACGGCCAGGAGGGGATCTCTTCGGCGGCGACCGCGGTTACTACTACCTCGTCCTCGTCTTCGTACTGCTCGCGTCGGTCGCGGTCGTCCTCATCCACCACAGCCGGCTCGGCCGGCTGCTGCGCGGGCTCGACGACTCCCCCACGGCCCTCGCGACCCACGGTACGAGCGTCAACACGACGCGGGTGCTGGTCTTCTGTGTCTCCGCGTTCATGGCCGCCGTCTACGGAGGCCTGTACGGTGGCGCGATCTCAGCGGTGAACGGCGCTTCCTTCACCTCGTTCTCCTCGCTGGTCCTGGTGGCCGTCCTCGTGCTCGCACTCGGTGGCGAACCCTGGTACGCGTTCTTCGCGGCCGCGGCGATGACACTCCCGGGCGCCTACATCAGCGACGAGAACACCACGTACTGGCTGAACCTCGTGTTCGGAGCGTCGGCGGTGCTGGTGTCACTGACGGGCGGCCCGCAACCGATTCCGGCACTGCGCCGCTTCCTGGACCGGATCGGCGGTCGTGCGCGCCCCGGGGTGACCGGCCCCCCGACGGAATCCGTGGAAGCGTTGACGAGCACCAAAAGGGATCCAGATCTGACAGTACCGGTCAAGCAGTTGGGTGCGTCCGAGGGGGGCCGCCCGCCGAGCGAGGCGCTGCCGTCCAAGGGCGTACGAATCGAGGCGCTGACCGTCCGGTTCGGTGGCAGCGTGGCCGTCAACGACTTCTCCCTGTCGGCTCCCAAGGGCCGCATCACCGGCCTCATCGGGCCCAACGGCGCGGGAAAGACGACCACGTTCAACGTGTGCAGCGGACTGGTCCGGCCGTCGAGCGGCTCCGTGCACCTGCACGGGCGCGACCTCGCCCGCCTCAGCCCCGCGACCCGCGCCCGCCGCGGTCTGGGCCGCACCTTCCAGCGCATGGAGCTCTTCGACTCGATGACGGTGCGGGAGAACATCGCCCTCGGCCGCGAGGCGTCGCTGGCCGGCGCGTGGCCGTGGCGGCACATCGCCGGCAGCCCCGCCGACCGGGTGGCCATCGCAGAGGCGGTCGCCACGGCGGCACGGACCTGCGGACTGACCGACCTCCTCGACCATCCGGTCGGCGGGCTCTCCACCGGCCAGCGCCGCCTGGTCGAACTGGCCCGCTGCCTGGCGGGCCCCTTCGACGCCCTGCTCCTCGACGAGCCGTCCTCGGGGCTGAACCGGATCGAGACCGCGCGCTTCGGCGAGGTGCTGCGGGAGACGGTGCGTGAGCGGGACATCGGCGTCCTGATCATCGAGCACGACATGGCGCTGGTGATGGATGTGTGCGACTACCTGTACGTCCTCGACTTCGGGGTGCCGATCTTCGAGGGCACTCCGGCCGAGGTCGCCGCCAGCGACGCCGTGCGGGCGGCCTATCTGGGCTCGTCCGCTCTGGGCTCATCCACCGAACTGCCCCAGCGTGCAGGCACCGAGGAGGTGGGACTGTGA
- a CDS encoding ABC transporter ATP-binding protein, with product MTVHTGVTGQDGRGEEPATDEPTTDEPATEGPATEDPPLLEVRGIEAGYGGLGVLREVSLTVPRSSVVALLGPNGAGKTTLLRVISGLLRPTAGHIRFDGKELTGTRPHRRARQGLCHIPEGRGVYPSLTVRENLVLHTWKRQDKAAVERAVEHFPVLGGKLNQRAGELSGGQQQMLSVVRSYLDEPRLVLVDEVSMGLAPVVIDQIYEFLAKIIQEGASLLLVEQYVNRALAAADRVCVLAKGRIAYDGEPAGIREDIFEHYLGSASVSH from the coding sequence GTGACGGTCCATACGGGTGTCACCGGCCAGGACGGCCGCGGCGAAGAACCGGCGACAGACGAACCAACGACAGACGAACCGGCGACGGAGGGACCGGCTACGGAAGACCCGCCGCTGCTCGAAGTGCGCGGGATCGAGGCCGGGTACGGCGGACTCGGCGTCCTGCGGGAGGTGTCCCTCACCGTGCCGCGGAGCAGTGTCGTGGCGCTCCTGGGACCCAACGGCGCGGGCAAGACGACGCTGCTGCGCGTGATCTCCGGGCTGCTGCGGCCGACCGCGGGACACATCCGGTTCGACGGCAAGGAGCTCACCGGCACCCGACCGCACCGACGCGCCAGGCAGGGGCTGTGCCACATCCCGGAGGGCCGTGGCGTGTATCCGTCCCTCACCGTCCGGGAGAACCTGGTCCTGCACACCTGGAAGCGGCAGGACAAGGCCGCGGTCGAGCGGGCCGTGGAGCACTTTCCCGTGCTCGGAGGGAAGTTGAACCAGCGGGCGGGCGAACTCTCCGGTGGCCAGCAGCAGATGCTGTCCGTAGTCCGCAGCTACCTCGACGAACCGCGTCTGGTCCTCGTCGACGAGGTGTCCATGGGTCTCGCGCCCGTCGTCATCGACCAGATCTACGAGTTCCTCGCGAAGATCATCCAGGAAGGCGCCTCACTCCTCCTCGTCGAGCAGTACGTCAACAGGGCACTGGCCGCTGCCGACCGGGTCTGCGTCCTCGCGAAGGGGCGCATCGCGTACGACGGCGAGCCCGCCGGCATCCGCGAGGACATCTTCGAGCACTACCTCGGCTCGGCGTCGGTCTCCCACTGA
- a CDS encoding ABC transporter substrate-binding protein gives MPGIRGRRALRMSGAAVAVMLLASACGSGDGEGTSAKARPNVADPTGTPIVIGSVGHFSGFAGATSKSSPDAVSAWAQWTNDNGGINGHPVKVVVKDDQADPAKALAAVKSLVEQDKVIALVGSHEAGLEAVWEKYAAEKGIPVLGGSSNATVYETNPLFFPTAQTGANYIALWVNAAKLAGHGKVGAIACAEVPACQNMFSLVKRAAPEVGVTFASGLAVSASTPSYTSQCLSMRGKGVEAVITGTSQEVTTRFISDCAKQGYKPLFMIPGQSYRADVAKNPVHEGAYLANDSFDWFADDAAAKQFRETMSVYSPDSPLNTSATAGWASAVMFGKALAKATSAPPTSADVIEGLLARPANDTLDGMIPPTTYHEGKPATVAACGWYAQIKGGELTAPHGTKAICLD, from the coding sequence ATGCCAGGAATACGAGGAAGGCGTGCGCTGCGGATGAGCGGCGCGGCGGTCGCGGTGATGCTGCTCGCGTCCGCCTGCGGAAGCGGTGACGGCGAGGGAACGAGCGCCAAAGCGCGGCCGAACGTGGCGGATCCGACGGGAACGCCGATCGTCATCGGGAGCGTCGGCCACTTCAGCGGGTTCGCCGGCGCCACGTCCAAGTCATCGCCGGACGCGGTGTCGGCGTGGGCGCAGTGGACGAACGACAACGGCGGGATCAACGGTCATCCGGTCAAGGTCGTCGTCAAGGACGACCAGGCGGACCCGGCCAAAGCCCTGGCCGCCGTCAAGAGCCTGGTCGAGCAGGACAAGGTGATCGCGCTCGTCGGCAGCCACGAGGCCGGTCTTGAGGCGGTGTGGGAGAAGTACGCGGCCGAAAAGGGGATTCCCGTGCTGGGCGGTTCCTCCAACGCCACCGTCTACGAGACGAACCCTCTGTTCTTCCCGACGGCCCAGACCGGGGCCAACTACATCGCCCTGTGGGTGAACGCGGCGAAACTCGCCGGCCACGGCAAGGTCGGCGCGATCGCCTGCGCCGAGGTTCCCGCGTGCCAGAACATGTTCTCCCTGGTGAAGCGTGCCGCGCCGGAGGTCGGGGTGACGTTCGCCTCGGGCCTCGCCGTCTCCGCCTCCACACCGAGCTACACCTCCCAGTGCCTGAGCATGCGCGGCAAGGGTGTCGAGGCGGTCATCACCGGTACCTCGCAGGAGGTGACGACCCGCTTCATCTCGGACTGCGCCAAGCAGGGCTACAAACCGCTGTTCATGATTCCCGGCCAGAGCTACCGGGCGGACGTGGCCAAGAACCCGGTCCACGAGGGTGCGTACCTGGCCAACGACTCGTTCGACTGGTTCGCCGACGACGCGGCGGCGAAGCAGTTCCGGGAGACGATGAGCGTCTACTCCCCCGATTCCCCGCTCAACACCAGCGCGACGGCGGGCTGGGCGTCCGCGGTGATGTTCGGCAAGGCACTGGCCAAGGCGACCTCCGCGCCGCCCACCTCCGCGGACGTCATCGAGGGCCTCCTGGCCCGGCCGGCGAACGACACTCTCGACGGGATGATCCCGCCGACCACCTACCACGAGGGGAAGCCCGCCACGGTCGCCGCCTGCGGCTGGTACGCCCAGATCAAGGGAGGGGAGCTCACCGCACCGCACGGAACCAAAGCGATCTGCCTCGACTGA
- a CDS encoding acyl-CoA thioesterase, protein MSMLPEAGAWGTQAPVPRDVASPSQPDVASPTPPDVASPAPAVHTVLDLLELAETEPDVYQASLVYDDDQYVLYGGQVAAQALLAAGRTVPQERLPHSLHGYFLRGGSSARPTVFRVERDRDGRSFSARRVVALQDGAVIFTMSASFSVAEAGVDVEAGPDPELPPPARLPDLPLHRLLSFEGRLPPQVRPGPDDLPTRLWARCTASLPDSPLLHACVLTYLSDFSTGLALLEDDTSATGASLDHAVWFHRDIRMDDWVLMELAPHTAAGARGWYTGSVHRSDGVRVASLAQEALFRKRR, encoded by the coding sequence ATGTCGATGCTGCCCGAGGCCGGAGCGTGGGGAACCCAGGCGCCGGTCCCGCGGGATGTGGCTTCGCCGTCCCAGCCGGATGTGGCGTCGCCGACCCCACCCGATGTGGCTTCACCGGCCCCTGCCGTCCACACCGTGCTGGATCTCCTCGAACTGGCGGAGACCGAACCGGACGTCTACCAGGCCTCGTTGGTCTACGACGACGACCAATACGTGCTGTACGGAGGGCAGGTGGCGGCGCAGGCCCTGCTGGCGGCAGGCCGCACCGTGCCGCAGGAACGGCTACCGCACTCCCTGCACGGCTACTTCCTGCGCGGTGGATCCTCGGCCCGGCCGACGGTGTTCCGCGTCGAGCGGGACCGTGACGGTCGGTCCTTCTCCGCCCGTCGCGTGGTCGCGCTTCAGGACGGAGCGGTCATCTTCACCATGTCGGCGTCGTTCTCGGTGGCCGAGGCGGGCGTCGACGTCGAAGCCGGCCCGGACCCCGAACTCCCGCCGCCCGCACGCCTACCCGACCTGCCGCTGCACCGGCTGCTGTCGTTCGAGGGAAGGCTCCCGCCACAGGTACGCCCCGGTCCGGACGATCTGCCCACCCGCCTCTGGGCCCGCTGCACCGCCAGCCTGCCGGACTCGCCGCTCCTGCACGCCTGCGTACTGACCTACCTGTCGGACTTCTCCACCGGCCTCGCCCTGCTGGAGGACGACACGTCCGCCACCGGGGCGAGCCTGGACCACGCGGTGTGGTTCCACCGCGACATCCGGATGGACGACTGGGTGCTGATGGAGCTCGCACCGCACACCGCCGCCGGCGCGCGCGGGTGGTACACCGGCTCCGTACACCGCTCCGACGGCGTGCGGGTGGCGAGCCTGGCCCAGGAGGCACTCTTCCGCAAGCGCCGATGA
- a CDS encoding amidohydrolase family protein, translating into MDSSLLGPDFALADVDQHFYESADSFTRHLDKRFSQAFRWAKTEDGRTRLLIGDRLFTMISNPTFDPVARPGALIEYFRAENSAGSDGRKLIGTLEPIRPEYRDRALRLDVLERQSVAQVCILPTLALGIEELLHDDPPALHAVLDSFNRWIDDEWGYNRDGRIIAPPVFSLVDPGAAERELRRVIEAGTRMIVLRPAPVVSPGAPRSLGDPAHDRFWAMAAEAGVVVAFHAADSGYAKHAKEWGESITFSTFSQSPLTETLALHVDRPVSDTIAALICHGVFDRHPALRVATVELGSGWIPDLLRRFRIAYGRIPQTFGKDPIEAFHEHIWVAPFQEDNLAPLLDLMRPERILFGSDWPHPEGLVEPMDYVKDLAGIKVESQRRIMGDNLRELIGVAA; encoded by the coding sequence ATGGACAGCTCACTCCTGGGGCCGGACTTCGCCCTCGCCGACGTCGACCAGCACTTCTACGAGTCCGCCGACTCATTCACCCGGCATCTCGACAAGCGGTTCAGCCAGGCCTTCCGCTGGGCGAAGACCGAGGACGGGCGTACCCGGTTGCTGATCGGTGACCGGCTCTTCACGATGATCAGCAACCCGACCTTCGATCCGGTCGCCAGGCCCGGAGCGCTCATCGAGTACTTCCGGGCCGAGAACAGTGCCGGCTCCGACGGCCGCAAGCTGATCGGCACACTGGAGCCGATCCGACCCGAGTACCGCGACCGCGCGCTGCGCCTCGATGTGCTGGAGCGTCAGTCGGTTGCCCAGGTCTGCATCCTGCCCACCCTCGCGCTCGGCATCGAGGAACTGCTCCACGACGACCCGCCGGCCCTGCACGCCGTACTCGACTCCTTCAACCGCTGGATCGACGACGAGTGGGGCTACAACCGCGACGGCCGCATCATCGCCCCGCCCGTGTTCAGCCTGGTCGATCCCGGCGCCGCGGAGCGCGAGTTGCGGCGGGTGATCGAGGCCGGTACGCGGATGATCGTGCTGCGCCCGGCACCGGTCGTCAGCCCGGGGGCTCCCCGGTCGCTCGGCGACCCCGCCCACGACAGGTTCTGGGCGATGGCCGCTGAGGCCGGGGTCGTCGTGGCCTTCCACGCCGCCGACTCGGGGTACGCCAAGCACGCGAAGGAGTGGGGCGAGAGCATCACCTTCTCGACCTTCAGCCAGTCGCCGCTGACCGAGACGCTCGCCCTGCACGTCGACCGGCCGGTCTCCGACACCATCGCCGCGCTGATCTGCCACGGCGTGTTCGACCGCCATCCGGCACTGCGGGTCGCCACTGTCGAACTCGGCTCGGGGTGGATCCCCGATCTGCTGCGCCGGTTCAGGATCGCCTACGGCAGGATCCCGCAGACCTTCGGCAAGGATCCGATCGAGGCATTCCACGAGCACATCTGGGTCGCCCCGTTCCAGGAGGACAATCTGGCCCCCCTGCTCGACCTCATGCGGCCGGAGCGCATCCTGTTCGGTTCCGACTGGCCGCACCCCGAAGGGCTGGTGGAACCCATGGACTACGTCAAGGACCTGGCCGGCATCAAGGTGGAGAGCCAGCGCCGGATCATGGGTGACAACCTCAGGGAGCTGATCGGTGTCGCCGCCTGA